The DNA sequence TTCTGCGCCCGCCGGAAGATCGCCAGGTCCCGCTCCGCGACCTCGTCGCGCATCCAGGCGTTCTCGTCCGGGAAGAGGGCCCGCAGGCCGTCCAGGTCGTCCAGCCGGGCGTTGACGAGCTCGACCCCGGTCCGGGCGTACGCGTCGAAGTTCACGGACCAACGGTAGACGACTCAGCGCGGACGTGGCGCGTCGATGTAGTGGGGCAGAAACCGCGCGTAACCGTCTGTGATGAGGCTCTCGCTTTCGCGTACGCCCACGCCGGCCGACTCGCCGTCCACGACCCAGCTTCCGAGCACCATGTGGTTGCCGTCGAACCGGGGCAACGCGCGGAACTCCTGGAAGCAGAAGCCCTCGTCGCCGTAGATCCCCGGGTTGGTGATCTCCGTGCCGGCGGTCACGATGCGTACCGAGCCGCCCTCGCGGCCGAGCAGCGGCTTGGCCACGTACTCGGTCATCTGACGGGGCGAGTCCAGGTGTGCCGGCAGCAGCAGCTCGTGCCCGGGGTACAGCTCCCAGAGCACGGCCAGCAGCGCCTTGTTCGACAGCAGCAGCTTCCAGGCCGGCTCGATCCAGGTGGTCGGCGTGCCCGGATCCAGCGCCGGCGGCCCGTACGGCTCGGCGAGCATCCACTCCCACGGGTAGAGCTTGAAGCAGGTGGTGATCGGCCGGTCGTCGCCGTCGACGAAACGCCGCCCGTCCCAGCCGACCCGCTGGATCGGCATGAGCGTCACGTCCAGCCCCGCCTGGCGGGCCGTCTCGGCGAGGTAGCCGGCGGTGATCTGGTCCTCGCCCGACTCCTCCTCGTTCGACCAGAGCACGTGCACCCGGGGGTCGTGCAGCCCGGCGCCGATCTTGGCCCACGCGCCGACCAGCCGTTCGTGCAGGCTGTTCCACTGGTCCGCGTCCGGGTGGGTGTGCTCCAGCCAGTACCACTGCACGATGCTGGCCTCGACCAGCGCGGTCGGGGTGTCCGCGTTGTACTCCAGCATCTTCGGCGGCCAGGTGCCGTCGTAGGCGAGGTCGAAGCGGCCGTAGAGCGTCGGCGGGGCCTCCCGCAGCGAGCGCGCGACCGCCTCGGCGGCCCACTCCGGGATGCCGAACTCGGCGTACCGGCGGCGGGCCACCACATGCTCGGCGGCGGCCACCGACATCCGGTGCAGCTCCTCGGTCGCCTCCTCCAGGCGGAGCACCTCGTCCAGCGTGAACGCGTACGCCGCGGTCTCGTCCCAGTACGACATGATCTCGCCGTCGGGCAGCTCGGTGTCGACGTACACCAGGCCCTGGGCCCGGATGGTGTCGTCCCAGTCGGGGCGCGGTGTGCTGGCCTCGCGGCGCACGTCAGCCGCCGCAGGAGGCGAGGAAGGTGCCGAAGCCGCCACGGTCGGGCAGCGCGGCGGTGGATGGCGCGGTGTCGCCGCGCGTGGCGACCGGTGCGGGGACCCGCAGCGCCACCGCGACGGTGTCGCCGCCCCCGCCGGCCGGCCCGAGGGCGCAGTCGTCATCGTCGTCGTCGTAGCCGTTGTTGCAGCCGGAGAGCGCGAGCGCCAGCGCGGTCAGCGCGCCGAGCTGCACGGTGGCGGAGCGGAGCCGGCGGCGGGGGTGTCGTTCCACGTGAACGTTGTAGCCGATCGTCGCCACTTCGGGTACCCGGCGGGAGGTCGGGGGCGGGGGTTACGCTCGGCTCATGCTCCGTTCCGTCATCCTCGCCGCCTCCCGGTCATCCCAGGTGGAGCGGCTCGTCGCGACGGCCCCGTTCACCCGGGACGTCGTCCGCCGGTTCGTCGCCGGCGCCGGCACCGACGACGCGTTGCGCGCGACCCGCGCACTCGTCGGCGACGGCCAAGCGGTCACCCTCGACTATCTGGGCGAGGACACCACCACCCCGGAGCAGGCGAACGCCACCCGGGACGAATATCTCACCCTGCTGCGCCTGCTCGGCGCCGCCGGCCTCACCCCGGCCGCCGAGGTCAGCGTGAAGCTGTCCGCGCTCGGCCAGGCGTTCGACGAGCAGTTCGCGTACGACAACGCGCGGCAGATCTGCGTGGCGGCCGACGCGGCCGGCACCACTGTCACGCTGGACATGGAGGACCACACCACCACCGACTCGACGCTGGACGTGCTGGCCAAGCTGCGCAAGGACCACCCGTCGACCGGCGCGGTGCTCCAGGCGTACCTGCGGCGGACCGAGTCGGACTGCCGCGAGCTGGCCGCCGCCGGGTCCCGGGTGCGGCTGTGCAAGGGCGCGTACAAGGAGCCGGAGTCGGTGGCCTACCAGTCCGCCCGCGAGGTGGACAAGTCGTACGTGCGCTGCATGAACGTGCTGATGGCCGGTGACGGCTACCCGATGCTCGCCACCCACGACCCGCGCCTGATCGCCATCGGCGAGGACCGGGCGCGCTGGTTCGACCGCGACCCGGGCCGGTTCGAGTTCCAGATGCTCTACGGCATCCGCCCGGAGGAGCAGCAGCGCCTGGTCGGCGAGGGTTACACGGTGCGCACCTACGTCCCCTACGGCGACCAGTGGTACGGCTACCTGATGCGCCGGCTGGCCGAGCGACCGGCCAACCTGGCGTTCTTCGGCCGTGCGGTGATGTCGAAGAAGTGAGTCAGTCGTTCGACCAGGTCCGGGTGCAGAGCACGAGGCGGTAGCCGTCCGGGTCGGCGAACGTGATCCCCCACCTGTCCCAGTACGGGCCGGCGGAGACCCTGGTCCCGCCGGCCCGTTCCCGTCTCGCCACCAGGCGAGCGGCATGCCGGTGATCGTGCGACCTCAGGTCGGGTTGGGGTCAAGCCTTGACGCATAAAGCTAATGCCATTAGCTTTATGGCTATGACAGTTAGCCAGGTGGCGCGGGACGGCGGGACGATCGCGTACGAGGTACACGGCGCGGGGCCGCTGGTGGTGCTCGCACACGGCATGGGGGAGAACCGGGCGGCGTTCCGGCACCTGCTGCCGCTGCTGGTGGCGGCCGGCTACCGGGTCGCTCCGATCGACGTACGCGGGCACGGCGACTCCAGCCCGCACTGGCCCACGTACGCCCCGGCCGAGGTCGGTGGCGACCTGCTCGCCGTGGTGCGCGAGCTGGGCGGCGGGCCGGCCACGCTGGTCGGCAGCTCGTCCAGCGGGGCCGGCGTGGTCTTCGCCGCCGCCGACGCGCCGGAGCTGGTCAGCGGCATCGTGCAGATCAGCCCGTTCGTCGGTCAGCCCAAGCCGAATCCGCTGCTGCGCGTCGCGCAGGCCGCCGTGCTGCGCAGCCCACGACTGTTCGGGATGTTCCACCGCACGCTCTTCCCCTGCGGGCGGCCGGCCGACGACGCCGCGTACCGCAAGGAACTGGTCGCCAAGCTGCGCGGCCGGATGGACGCGGTACGCGGCGTGGTCGCGCAGGTCGACCCGCACTGGACCGCGCGGGCACGGGAGGTGCGACAGCCGGTGCTGGTGCTGATGGGCACGAAGGACCCGGACTTCCCCGACCCCGGTGCCGAGGCCCGCGCCGCCCGCCGGCAGTTCGCCGTCGCCGAGGCGCGCATGATCGCCGACTCCGGCCACTACCCGCACGCCGACCAGCCCGACGCCACCTCCGCCGACCTGGTCGAGTTCCTGGCGGTGACCGCGCGTGCCTAGGGCCGGCCTGACCCCGGCGACGGTGGTCCGGGAGGCCGCCGTGCTGGCCGACGAGGTCGGCCACGACCGGCTCACCCTGGCCGCGCTCGCCGGCCGCCTCGGCGTCGCGCTGCCCAGCCTCTACAAGCACGTGCGGGGCGTGGACGCGCTGCACCAGAAGCTCGCCGTGCTCGCCACCACCGAGATCGCCGACGTGCTGACCAGCGCCGCCGCGGGCCGGGCCGGCGACGACGCGTTGCGCGCGGTCGCCACCGCCTACCGGGCGTACGCCCGGCGACACCCCGGCCGCTACCCGGCCACCCAGCGCGCGCCCGACCCCACCGACCCCGAGCACCTGGCCGCCGCCGAGCGCGCGGTCGGCGCGATCTTCGCGATCCTGCGCGGGTACGGCGTCGACGGGGACGCGGCCGTCGACGCCACCCGGATGTTCCGGGCCACCGTGCACGGCTTCGTCACGCTGGAGGCGGCGGGTGGATTCGGGCTGCCCCGCGACGTCGACCGCTCGTTCGACCGGATGATCGACGGGCTCGACCTCGCGTACCGCGGCTGGCGGTCCCGATGAGGGCCGTGCTGCTCGGCGTCATCTTCCTGCTGGAGCTGGCGCTGCTGGCCGCGGCCGGCCTCTGGGGCTGCACGCTCGACGCGGGTTGGCCGGTACGGCTGCTCGCCGGCCTGGGCGCGCCGCTGATCCTGGCCCTGGTCTGGGGGTTGTTCTGCTCGCCCCGCGCCAACGTGCCGCTGCCCGCCCCGGCCAAGCTCGGCGTCCAGGCCGCCTGCTTCCTCACCGGCGGAGTGCTGCTGACCCTGACCGGCCACCTCCTCGCGGGCGCGGCGCTGGTGCTGCTCTGGTCCCTCACCAAGACGCTCCTGATCCGCGCCGGCGACCCCGTCTGACCGCGCTTCCCACCCGGGGCGGCCGGATCTTGGCACGAGGACGCCCTCGGAGGGTCGGATCGATACCAGGATCTCGGTGAACTCCACGAAGCGTGGAAGCCGAGGCCCCCTGTGCGGGCCGTTTTCTTCCAAGATCTGGTGCGGGGATTACTTGCAGACCTCTTTCCCGGAACGCCCGATTGGTCGTACCCTTCGCCGGTGACCGACGGCGACGAGGAGCCCCCGGGCCGGGCAGCCGACGGCGACGAGCCGTGCGTCGGGACCGACGGCGCGGGGCAGCACCCCCGCGCCGAGGCCGACGAGGTGCCGCTGAGCCCGACCCCGGCAGCGAAGACCCCGACGGATGGTCCGCCCCCGTCGCCGCTGGACCCGGTCACACCCCGACCGGACGCGTCCAGCCCGCCAGCGGGAGCCGCGGTCCCGAGCCCTCCTGTGCCCGAGTCGAGCGAGGACAGCAGCCCCGACGCGAGCACCTTCGTGGCCTCGGAGGTGGACGCCTGCGTCCCCGCCGTGACGGCGGCCCTGCCCGAGCCGAGGCCGACCGGCCCCGCCGCGAAGCCGGCCGCTCCGGAACCGAGCCCGGCCACCCCTGCCCCCGTACCACCTGCCCCCGTACCACCTGCCCCGGAACCGTCTGCGCCGACCGCGCCGGAGTTGCCTGGCACGGCGCCACCTGCGCCGGACCCGCCCACGCCGGCATCGACCGCCCCGGCGGCGGGCGCCACACCGCACGCCTCGGCGTCGACCGAACCGGGGTCGACCGCCCCCACGGCGAGCGCCACCGAACCGAGCGAGCCGACGGCGAGCGCCACCGAACCGAGCGAGCCGGCGTCGGTCGTGCCGCCACCGAGCGAGCCGGCGTCGGTCGTGCCGGAACCGAGCGAGCCGGCGTCGGCGGCGTCGAGCGCGGCTCCGCCCGCACCGTTCACCTGGCCGGCACAGGCGGCCGTCGTACCCGCTGTGCCCGCCCCGACCGGGAAACGCCGGCGGTGGCCGCTCTGGACCGTGCTCGGGCTGGCCCTGGGGCTGGTCGCGGGCGCGGTGCCCGGCGTACTCCTGCGGCAGTTGTCGCCGGACGCGGCCGGGCGGCCGGCGGCGGGCCGGGAGGCCCCCGGTACGGCGGCCGAGCGGCAACTCGCCGCGCGGATGGTCGCGCAGCTCGACCGGCAGGGCAGCGCGCTGCTGCGCGGCGACCGGGCCGGATTCCTCGCCGTAGCGGAGTCGACCGTGCGGCCGGCGCTCACCCGGCGGTACGCGGCGCTGCGGGCGCTCCGGGTCACGACGTGGCGGCCGACCACCGAGCGGGTGCCGGTGGCGGTGGACGGGCAGCCCGGTCAGTGGCGGCTGACCGTGACGGTGGGCTACTGCTTCGTGGTGCCGGGTTGCGCGCCGAGCACGGTGGAGCTGGGCACCCGGTGGCGGGTGGTGGGGGAGCAGCCGCGCCTGATCGCGGTGGAACCGTCCCGGACGGACCCGACCGGCGTCCGCCCGTGGGAGGTGGACGAGCTGGCCGTGGCGGTCGGGAAGCGGGCGCTGGTGGCCACCACGCCGGCCCAGCGGGCCAAGCTGCCCGGCCTGCTCGCCCAGGCCGAGGCCGCGGCCCGGACCGCCGACCGGTACGCGGTCGGCCCGCCGCCGGACCGGTACCTGGTCTACTACGCCGGCCGGGCCGAGTGGCAGCGCTGGTACGGCGGTGGCCGCCCGAAGTGGACCGCCGGTTACGCGGTGGGCGTCGGGGGTGGCCGCCACGACGTCGTGCTCAACGCGCAGAGCCTGGCCCCGGCCGGCGTCGACGACCTGCTCCGGCACGAGTTGACGCACGCCGCCTCGCTGCCCGACCAGGGCTACGCGGACCACGCGGCCTGGTGGCTGGTGGAGGGGCTGGCCGAGTACGCCGGCGCGGACGGTCAGCCGGTGGACCGCTACGAGGGCCTGGCCGAGGTGCGCAAGCTGGTCCGGGGCGGGTGGTCCGGCCGGCTCGACGCGGTGGCGCCGGCCGACGACGCGACCGATGCCCGGGTCGGCGGCGCCTACGGCGTCGGGTACCTGGCGGTGCGCCACCTGGTCGACCGGTACGGCGAGCAGCGGGTGCTGGACTTCTTCCGGGCCGTGGTGCACGAGCGCCGCTCCCCGGACGTGGCCGCCGACGAGGTGTTCGGCGACGAGTGGGCGACGCTGCACGACGACTGCGTCGCCTACGTCCGGTCGGCCGCCGGTTGAGCGGCGACCCGACGCGCCGAGGCGTCGACACCGGTCGACGGGTCGTAGCATGGGCCGGGTGGCCCGCACCCCCTCGCCGCGGCTGCCCGCGGCCCGCCGCCCCCGTCTCGTCACCGCCCTCCTCGCCGCCGTCGCGCTGACCGGCACCACCGCCGCCAGGTGCGGTGACGAGACCCCGGCGGTCAGCGTCGCCGCCGTGGGGCGCGCGCCGGTCGCCGAGGTGATCGACGCGCCGGCCACGGTGACCGCCCGGGCCGCGGCGACGCTCACCGCCCCCGCCGACGGCACGGTGGCCGGCCTGAAGGTCCAACCCGGACAGCGGGTCACCCGCGGTCAGGTGCTCGCGGTGATCGACTCGCCGTCGGCGCGGGAGCGCCTCGCCCGGGCCCGGGACGCGCTGCGCGCGGCGAAGCGCGCCGGCCGGGGCGTCGGCGTCGGCGACCTGGGCGGCACCCGGCGCGGCACCGACCGGGCCGCCGACGAGGCGTTCGCCGCCGCCCGCGCCGCCGCCGGCAAGGTCGGCGATCCGCAGGCCCGGGCCGCGCTGCTGCTCCAGGTCGAGTCCGCGCAGCGGCAGTACGCGTCGGCCGCCCGCGCCGCCGACCGCGCGGTGACCGCCGTGCAACGCGGCCTGGCGGGCCTGAACAGCGCCGTCGGCGCGTTGTCGGCCGCGCAGCGCCTCCAGGCCCAGCAGGCGTACGACCTGGCGAAGGCGACCGTCGACGCGTTGACGCTGCGCGCCCCGATCGCCGGCGTGGTGCAGCCGGGCGGTACCCGGGCGGCGGCGCCGACCGACCTGGCCGGGTTGCTCGGCGCGGCCGGCGGCGCGGGGGTGCCCGGCCTCGACCCGTCGGCGTCGGGCGCGGCCGGGTCGGGTGGTGGCCCGACGGCCGGGGTCGACGACGCGGTGCCGGCCGGTGGCCGGGTCACCGCCGGCACGCCGGTGCTGACCGTGGTGGACATCGGCCGGTTGGGCCTGCTCGCCGAGGTGGACGAGACGGACGTGCTGCTGGTCCGCGCCGGGGTGTCCGCCTCGGTGGAGCTGGACGCGGTGACCGGCGCGACGTACGAGGCGACGGTCCGCTCGGTGGACATGCTGCCCACCAGTTCGGCCCGGGGCGGGGTCACCTACCGGGTCCGGCTCGACCTGGGCGCCGGCCGGCTCGGCGAGGAGGCCGCCCCGGCGCCCCGCCCGGGCATGAACGCGGTGGTCCGGCTCCGGGTCCGGGAGGCGACGGACGCGGTGGCGGTGCCGGCCTCGGCGGTCTTCTCCGCCGACGGGCGGGACGCGGTCTGGGTGCTGCGGGACGGCCGGGCGGACCGGGTGCCGGTGACCGTCGGCGTGCAGGGGCAGGATCTGGTGCAGATCGTCGACGGGGTGCGGGCCGGCGACCGGGTGGTGGTGCGCGGCGCCGACCAGGTGCGCGACGGCCAGGAGCTGCCGTGACCGTCGCCGCGATCGAGGCGGTCGACGTCTCCCGCGCGTACGAGTTGGACGGGGTGTCGGTGTCCGCGCTGCGCGGCGTCTCGCTCACCATCGACCAGGGCGAGTACGTGGCGGTGATCGGTCCCTCCGGCTCCGGCAAGTCCACGCTGATGCACCTGCTCGGCGGGCTGGACCGGCCGACCGGCGGCCGGTTGGTGATCGGTGGCCGGGACGTGGCCACGTTGACCGCGCCGGAGCTGGCGACGCTGCGCAACGAGACGATCGGTTTCGTCTTCCAGGCGTTCCACCTGCTGGCCCGTACGTCCGCGGTGGACAACGTGGCGCTGCCGCTGGTCTACCGGGGCGTCGGTGCGCGGCAGCGGCGGGAGCGGGCGGCGGCGGTGCTGGGCCGGGTCGGGCTGGGGCACCGCCTGCACCACCGGCCGAACCAGCTCTCCGGGGGCGAGCAGCAGCGGGTGGCGATCGCCCGGGCGCTGGTCACCGAGCCGGCGGTGCTGCTCGCCGACGAGCCCACCGGCAACCTGGACAGCGTCACCGGCGAGGCGGTGCTGGAGTTGCTGGAGCGGTTGAACGCCGAGTCCGGAGTGGCGCTGGTGATGGTGACGCACGACCAGGAGGTGGCGGCCCGCGCGCGTCGGCGGATCGCGGTCCGGGACGGGCTGATCCGGTCCGACACCGTTCATGATCGACCGGGGTCGGACGGCGTGGGCGGACCTGCGACACTGGAGCACGCTCCCAGCGCGGAGCCCCGGTCCGCGTCCGGAAGCGGCCCGGGGCACCCGTCCGGTGGCTCCGGTGGCGCCACCGGAGCCACCGGACGCCTTCCGCGCGACGGCGACGGGGCGGCCCGGTGAGGCTGGCCGAGGCGTGGCGGGTGGCGCTGGACGCGCTGCGGGCCAACCGGATGCGCAGCCTGCTGACCATGCTCGGCGTGATCATCGGGGTCGCCTCGGTGGTGATCCTGGTGGCCATCGGCACCGGCACGAAGCGGCAGGTCGAGCAGCAGGTCGAGGGGCTCGGCTCGAACCTGCTCCTGGTGGTGCCCGGGAAGATCGAGGTGGGCACCGCGCCGGTGGTGTCGCCGCTGGACCTCAAGGACGTCGACGCCGTCTCCCGGGTGGTCGGCGACCCCGGCCGGGTGGCCGTGACGGTGGCCTCCGGCGCGACCGCGCGGGCCGGCAACCGCTCCGACTTCACCACCGTGCAGGGCGTGCTGGAGACCAC is a window from the Micromonospora sp. DSM 45708 genome containing:
- a CDS encoding glutathionylspermidine synthase family protein, whose protein sequence is MRREASTPRPDWDDTIRAQGLVYVDTELPDGEIMSYWDETAAYAFTLDEVLRLEEATEELHRMSVAAAEHVVARRRYAEFGIPEWAAEAVARSLREAPPTLYGRFDLAYDGTWPPKMLEYNADTPTALVEASIVQWYWLEHTHPDADQWNSLHERLVGAWAKIGAGLHDPRVHVLWSNEEESGEDQITAGYLAETARQAGLDVTLMPIQRVGWDGRRFVDGDDRPITTCFKLYPWEWMLAEPYGPPALDPGTPTTWIEPAWKLLLSNKALLAVLWELYPGHELLLPAHLDSPRQMTEYVAKPLLGREGGSVRIVTAGTEITNPGIYGDEGFCFQEFRALPRFDGNHMVLGSWVVDGESAGVGVRESESLITDGYARFLPHYIDAPRPR
- a CDS encoding proline dehydrogenase family protein — translated: MLRSVILAASRSSQVERLVATAPFTRDVVRRFVAGAGTDDALRATRALVGDGQAVTLDYLGEDTTTPEQANATRDEYLTLLRLLGAAGLTPAAEVSVKLSALGQAFDEQFAYDNARQICVAADAAGTTVTLDMEDHTTTDSTLDVLAKLRKDHPSTGAVLQAYLRRTESDCRELAAAGSRVRLCKGAYKEPESVAYQSAREVDKSYVRCMNVLMAGDGYPMLATHDPRLIAIGEDRARWFDRDPGRFEFQMLYGIRPEEQQRLVGEGYTVRTYVPYGDQWYGYLMRRLAERPANLAFFGRAVMSKK
- a CDS encoding alpha/beta fold hydrolase, producing MTVSQVARDGGTIAYEVHGAGPLVVLAHGMGENRAAFRHLLPLLVAAGYRVAPIDVRGHGDSSPHWPTYAPAEVGGDLLAVVRELGGGPATLVGSSSSGAGVVFAAADAPELVSGIVQISPFVGQPKPNPLLRVAQAAVLRSPRLFGMFHRTLFPCGRPADDAAYRKELVAKLRGRMDAVRGVVAQVDPHWTARAREVRQPVLVLMGTKDPDFPDPGAEARAARRQFAVAEARMIADSGHYPHADQPDATSADLVEFLAVTARA
- a CDS encoding TetR/AcrR family transcriptional regulator, with the translated sequence MPRAGLTPATVVREAAVLADEVGHDRLTLAALAGRLGVALPSLYKHVRGVDALHQKLAVLATTEIADVLTSAAAGRAGDDALRAVATAYRAYARRHPGRYPATQRAPDPTDPEHLAAAERAVGAIFAILRGYGVDGDAAVDATRMFRATVHGFVTLEAAGGFGLPRDVDRSFDRMIDGLDLAYRGWRSR
- a CDS encoding YrdB family protein; translated protein: MRAVLLGVIFLLELALLAAAGLWGCTLDAGWPVRLLAGLGAPLILALVWGLFCSPRANVPLPAPAKLGVQAACFLTGGVLLTLTGHLLAGAALVLLWSLTKTLLIRAGDPV
- a CDS encoding efflux RND transporter periplasmic adaptor subunit codes for the protein MGRVARTPSPRLPAARRPRLVTALLAAVALTGTTAARCGDETPAVSVAAVGRAPVAEVIDAPATVTARAAATLTAPADGTVAGLKVQPGQRVTRGQVLAVIDSPSARERLARARDALRAAKRAGRGVGVGDLGGTRRGTDRAADEAFAAARAAAGKVGDPQARAALLLQVESAQRQYASAARAADRAVTAVQRGLAGLNSAVGALSAAQRLQAQQAYDLAKATVDALTLRAPIAGVVQPGGTRAAAPTDLAGLLGAAGGAGVPGLDPSASGAAGSGGGPTAGVDDAVPAGGRVTAGTPVLTVVDIGRLGLLAEVDETDVLLVRAGVSASVELDAVTGATYEATVRSVDMLPTSSARGGVTYRVRLDLGAGRLGEEAAPAPRPGMNAVVRLRVREATDAVAVPASAVFSADGRDAVWVLRDGRADRVPVTVGVQGQDLVQIVDGVRAGDRVVVRGADQVRDGQELP
- a CDS encoding ABC transporter ATP-binding protein; the encoded protein is MTVAAIEAVDVSRAYELDGVSVSALRGVSLTIDQGEYVAVIGPSGSGKSTLMHLLGGLDRPTGGRLVIGGRDVATLTAPELATLRNETIGFVFQAFHLLARTSAVDNVALPLVYRGVGARQRRERAAAVLGRVGLGHRLHHRPNQLSGGEQQRVAIARALVTEPAVLLADEPTGNLDSVTGEAVLELLERLNAESGVALVMVTHDQEVAARARRRIAVRDGLIRSDTVHDRPGSDGVGGPATLEHAPSAEPRSASGSGPGHPSGGSGGATGATGRLPRDGDGAAR